A single genomic interval of Lathyrus oleraceus cultivar Zhongwan6 chromosome 7, CAAS_Psat_ZW6_1.0, whole genome shotgun sequence harbors:
- the LOC127106539 gene encoding auxin-induced protein 15A, with product MGFRFPSINRSASFSTKRGVLKGVDVPKGYLAVYVGEKQTRYVIPVPYLNQPLFQDLLSQAEEEFGYNHPMGGLTIPCTEDVFQNTTSSLNGL from the coding sequence ATGGGTTTTCGTTTCCCTAGTATCAACAGAAGCGCATCATTTTCTACAAAACGAGGAGTTTTAAAAGGTGTGGACGTGCCAAAGGGATATCTAGCAGTATATGTTGGAGAGAAACAAACACGGTATGTGATTCCTGTGCCATACTTGAATCAACCATTGTTTCAAGACTTGTTGAGTCAAGCCGAGGAAGAGTTTGGATACAATCATCCGATGGGTGGCCTCACCATTCCTTGCACAGAAGATGTGTTCCAAAATACTACTTCTAGCTTGAATGGTCTGTAA